From Vicia villosa cultivar HV-30 ecotype Madison, WI unplaced genomic scaffold, Vvil1.0 ctg.000672F_1_1, whole genome shotgun sequence, the proteins below share one genomic window:
- the LOC131630315 gene encoding threonine synthase 2, chloroplastic-like, with amino-acid sequence MFITNGAFIAMDSPPYHHYHHDTTTINTHTLLKPQTYQHPNTLFYSQSTIHQSTMASPQNLCSYTKSIVQQILDSQQICLQTMSSCVTTLSSINADISSLNNHQQYLEISTPQLYLHHSTPEFQSKPQHKVIVPPQIFHDCVVESKTIENNHNSVIGTFGTIHSYEEVTKTSEILNVAITVERKLFISAIDEKSKTHTVEKSEQTELLNLFPTNHFLLPCDLDSQPPLLKPPSSDFEMKYTIFQLPASAPYPPPKPPDSPPKPRSLITEQHQYGLYNYFHHQQNETNISRLHNLQHDLDALKKFDGAYRHNLFDSRVGETIWPYGSGVWRKIDWVLHEIDDDDIISAFEGKFNLFWAEHFDKQFLGKNHWWVKNCGTSHTDNFKDLGMIVLASKVNHRKINFPIVVVGYVSTSDTSAALSAYFPYVGIPSIAFMPGNRIYIAQLGQLIANGAFVLSIGTDFDGSKQLIREVTAEMPIYLANSINSLRPEGQKTAAIEILQQFDCQVPDWVIVPGGKLGNIYAFCKGFLMCRELGLVDRLPKLVSVQDANVNPFYVKLGWKEFKPVREHTTFAYVIHVGDPVYMNRFVHALKHCNGIVEVTINWVDELSLEGYIFLVFISHVIQEIRKVAEMLRPILNLVREKKGITIFKWLGYDLRLL; translated from the coding sequence ATGTTCATAACAAATGGTGCTTTCATTGCCATGGATTCTCCTCCATATCATCACTACCATCATGATACTACAACTATCAACACCCACACTTTGTTGAAACCTCAAACATATCAACATCCCAACACACTTTTCTACTCACAATCAACAATTCACCAATCCACCATGGCATCACCTCAAAACCTCTGTTCTTACACTAAATCCATTGTTCAACAAATTTTGGATTCGCAACAAATTTGTCTTCAAACAATGAGCAGTTGTGTTACTACACTTTCTTCCATTAATGCTGACATATCCTCTTTAAATAACCACCAACAATATCTTGAAATTTCCACTCCTCAACTTTATCTTCACCACTCCACACCTGAATTTCAATCGAAGCCCCAACATAAAGTCATTGTTCCACCACAAATCTTTCACGATTGTGTGGTTGAATCCAAAACGATTGAAAACAACCACAACAGTGTCATCGGAACTTTTGGGACGATACACAGTTACGAAGAAGTCACAAAAACATCAGAAATTTTAAATGTTGCGATTACCGTTGAAAGAAAATTGTTTATTTCTGCAATTGATGAGAAATCAAAGACGCACACAGTagaaaaaagtgagcaaactgaaCTTCTAAATTTGTTTCCAACAAATCATTTTCTTCTTCCTTGCGATTTAGATTCCCAACCTCCACTACTAAAGCCACCATCGTCAGATTTTGAAATGAAATATACAATTTTTCAACTTCCGGCGTCGGCACCGTATCCACCGCCAAAACCACCGGATTCTCCACCGAAACCGCGGTCCCTTATTACTGAACAACATCAATATGGTTTGTATAATTATTTCCACCATCAACAAAATGAAACAAACATTTCCCGCCTCCATAATCTGCAGCACGATCTCGATGCTCTCAAGAAATTCGATGGCGCTTACCGGCATAACCTCTTTGATTCCCGCGTCGGTGAAACCATATGGCCTTATGGTTCTGGTGTATGGAGAAAAATAGATTGGGTTCTACATGAGATCGACGATGATGACATCATTAGTGCATTTGAAGGTAAATTTAATCTTTTTTGGGCTGAACATTTTGACAAACAGTTTCTAGGCAAGAATCATTGGTGGGTTAAGAATTGTGGTACTAGCCATACTGATAATTTCAAGGATCTTGGTATGATTGTTCTTGCTAGTAAGGTTAACCATAGAAAAATAAACTTCCCTATTGTTGTTGTTGGATATGTTTCTACTAGTGACACTTCTGCTGCCTTATCTGCTTATTTTCCATATGTTGGAATCCCTTCAATTGCTTTCATGCCTGGTAATAGAATTTATATTGCTCAATTAGGTCAACTGATTGCCAATGGTGCTTTTGTTCTTAGCATTGGTACTGATTTTGATGGGTCTAAACAGTTGATTCGTGAAGTAACTGCTGAAATGCCTATTTATTTGGCTAATTCTATTAACAGTTTGAGACCCGAGGGACAGAAAACTGCTGCTATTGAGATTTTGCAACAGTTTGATTGCCAGGTACCTGATTGGGTTATTGTACCCGGTGGAAAACTTGGTAATATTTATGCTTTTTGTAAAGGGTTTCTAATGTGTAGAGAGTTAGGTCTTGTGGATAGGCTTCCAAAGCTTGTTTCTGTTCAAGATGCAAACGTAAATCCTTTTTACGTTAAATTGGGTTGGAAAGAGTTTAAGCCTGTTAGGGAACATACTACTTTTGCATATGTTATTCATGTAGGTGATCCTGTTTATATGAATAGATTTGTTCATGCTTTGAAGCATTGTAATGGTATTGTTGAGGTAACAATCAATTGGGTGGATGAATTGAGTTTGGAAGGTTATATTTTTCTTGTTTTCATCTCACATGTGATTCAGGAAATAAGAAAGGTTGCAGAAATGCTAAGGCCTATATTGAACCTTGTAAGAGAAAAAAAAGGGATCACAATTTTCAAGTGGCTCGGTTATGATCTTAGACTTCTATGA